A single genomic interval of Lathyrus oleraceus cultivar Zhongwan6 chromosome 7, CAAS_Psat_ZW6_1.0, whole genome shotgun sequence harbors:
- the LOC127101741 gene encoding uncharacterized protein LOC127101741 — translation MSRLQLLTTKFENLRMKDDECIHDFHMNILDIFNLSSALGEKMLEEKLVKKILRYLPKKFDMNVTTIEEAQDICNMKVEELIGSLQTFELAISDRSESKNKSISFISNTDDDEVQCDMEVYEGISNAIVLLGRKFNKVLKGMDRKPRPNVKNILECSTYLKKQKKGLSISWSDDDSKGEPDDETAKHVTTFSGRYESDEGEKKKRIIAQLQAEKEKLLSTVTVLENEVTLLNSKLENMTKSVRRLNNGSIMLDEILQVGKGSRDLKGKGGIKGIGKLMCTGLPRLVDVLLVKGLTANLISINQLCDQGLKVNYIKSECLVTNKKSEVLMRGVRSKDNCYLRVPQQTTYSSICLMSREDEVKLWHEKLGHLNLKGTKKIMFEETIRGLPKLKIEEGKVCGIGHEFSSPITPQQNGVVECKNRTLKELARVMLHAKNLPYHFWAEPMKIACYIHNRVTLRVGTSSTLYELWKGRKPNVKYFHVFGSKCYILADRE, via the exons atgtcaagacttcaacttctgaccactaAATTTGAGAATCTCAGGATGAAAGATGATGAGTgtattcatgattttcacatgaatattcttgatATTTTCAATTTATCTAGTgccttgggagagaagatgttAGAGGAGAAGCTTGTTAAAAAAATCCTAAGGTATTTGCCTAAGAAGTTTGACATGAATGTCACAACTATTGAAGAAgcacaggacatctgcaacatgaaaGTGGAGGAGCTTATTGGGTCACTTCAAACTTTTGAATTGGCTATCAGTGATAGATCTGAAAGTAAGAACAAAAGCATATCTTTTATCTCCAACACTGATGATGATGAAGTTCAATGTGACATGGAGGTTTATGAAGGGATTTCTAATGCTATTGTGCTTCTTGGAAGGAAATTCAATAAGGTGCTAAAAGGAATGGACAGAAAGCcaagaccaaatgtcaagaacat atTAGAATGTTCCACgtacctcaagaaacaaaagaagggCCTGTCTATTTCTTGGTCTGATGATGACTCTAAAGGTGAACCTGATGATGAAACTGCTAAGCATGTTACAACTTTTAGTGGTAGATATGAATCTGATGAAG gagaaaagaagaagagaatCATAGCTCAACTGCAGGCTGAAAAAGAGAAACTTTTATCTACTGTCACTGTTCTTGAAAATGAGGTAACCCTTTTGAACTCTAAACTTGAAAACATGACCAAATCAGTAAGAAGGTTGAACAATGGATCTATTATGTTAGATGAAATTCTTCAAGTTGGAAAAGGGTCTAGAGACTTAAAAG GTAAAGGTGGAATTAAAGGGATAGGAAAGTTAATGTGTACTGGACTTCCTAGACTTGTTGATGTTCTTCTTGTAAAAGGATTGACTGCTAATCTTATCAGCATTAATCAGTtatgtgatcaaggtctaaaAGTCAATTATATCAAGTCAGAATGTTTGGTTACCAATAAGAAGAGTGAAGTTCTGATGAGGGGagttaggtctaaagacaactgctaTTTAAGGGTACCACAACAAACTACTTATTCTTCCATATGTTTAATGTCTAGGGAAGATGAAGTCAAGTTGTGGCATGAGAAGCTTGGACATCTGAATCTCAAAGGTACGAAGAAGATTATGTTTGAAGAAACTATTAGAGGTCTACCAAAACTCAAAATTGAGGAGGGTAAAGTCTGTG GTATTGGTCATGAattctcatctcccatcactcctcagcaaaatggagtGGTAGAATGTAAGAATAGAACTTTAAAAGAATTAGCTAGAGTCATGCTTCATGCAAAAAATCTTCCttatcatttttgggctgaacCAATGAAGATTGCTTGCTATATCCATAATCGTGTTACTCTGAGAGTCGGTACTTCATCTACTCTCTATGAATTGTGGAAAGGAAGGAAACCTAATGTTAAATATTTTCATGTGTTTGGGAGTAAATGCTACATTCTGGCTGATCGTGAATAG